One part of the Acuticoccus sediminis genome encodes these proteins:
- a CDS encoding glycoside hydrolase family 3 protein, with the protein MSRRILQVGCAAIVLAAAVAAIAPTAAQKHVPLPPEQPASRGGEFLAAEAPAAGIAMRPRIGAGPGAPEIIASPRPAATTAAATARPPLTPLPLKIAPGADPTPGAATPSADDADLPLLGEGERPAGDGALVTVVPRAKPERPGRRRFPSYVAGEGDPPLEVMVGQMLMVGFQGDDVDQPGPQRIARHIEAGRLGGVIFFRQNVKSEAAVKRLTHLFRASAPPGLPVLIAVDQEGGHVQRLNTEVGFPDTPSAKRVAARGEAAAKRIYTRLARDLAEWGFNVNLAPVVDLGNQRDNPIIAKLGRAFSGDPATIASYASLFVEAHRDAGVLTALKHFPGHGSSRGDTHKGFVDVSYSWTETELTPYRDLVAENMVDMVMVAHVHLAKYGPGGLPASLSEPMIEGLLRGNIGFNGVVMSDDLEMGAIRKLGSPIRIAKQAILAGNDILVYAGGAAGRGDLVGELQARLQVAARDPVFAARIKDSYHRVMTMKAKLPGE; encoded by the coding sequence ATGTCCCGACGGATCCTGCAGGTGGGCTGTGCCGCCATCGTCCTTGCGGCGGCCGTCGCGGCAATTGCGCCGACGGCGGCGCAGAAGCACGTCCCCCTGCCGCCGGAACAGCCCGCCTCGCGCGGCGGTGAGTTCCTCGCCGCCGAGGCGCCGGCCGCCGGCATCGCCATGCGCCCCCGGATCGGCGCCGGCCCCGGCGCGCCGGAGATCATCGCATCGCCCCGCCCGGCCGCGACAACGGCTGCCGCGACCGCCCGCCCGCCCCTCACCCCGCTCCCGCTGAAGATCGCCCCGGGCGCCGACCCGACACCCGGCGCGGCCACGCCGTCCGCCGACGACGCGGATCTGCCGCTCCTCGGTGAGGGCGAGCGCCCGGCCGGGGACGGCGCCCTCGTCACCGTGGTCCCCCGCGCCAAGCCGGAGCGCCCCGGCCGCCGCCGCTTCCCGTCCTATGTCGCCGGCGAGGGCGACCCGCCGCTCGAGGTGATGGTCGGGCAGATGCTCATGGTCGGCTTCCAGGGCGACGACGTCGACCAGCCCGGGCCGCAGCGCATCGCCCGGCACATCGAGGCGGGCCGCCTCGGCGGCGTGATCTTCTTCCGCCAGAACGTGAAGAGCGAGGCGGCGGTGAAGCGCCTCACCCACCTTTTCCGCGCCTCGGCCCCGCCGGGCCTTCCCGTCCTGATCGCGGTCGACCAGGAAGGCGGCCACGTGCAGCGGCTCAACACCGAGGTCGGTTTCCCGGACACCCCGTCGGCAAAGCGCGTCGCGGCGCGCGGCGAGGCGGCCGCCAAGCGCATCTACACCCGCCTCGCCCGGGACCTCGCGGAGTGGGGGTTCAACGTCAACCTCGCGCCGGTCGTCGACCTCGGCAACCAGCGTGACAACCCGATCATCGCCAAGCTCGGCCGCGCCTTCTCCGGCGATCCGGCGACCATCGCGTCCTACGCCTCCCTCTTCGTCGAGGCGCACCGCGACGCCGGTGTCCTCACGGCGCTGAAGCACTTTCCCGGCCACGGCTCCTCGCGCGGCGACACCCACAAGGGCTTCGTCGACGTCTCCTACTCGTGGACCGAGACGGAGCTGACGCCGTACCGCGACCTCGTCGCCGAGAACATGGTCGACATGGTGATGGTGGCCCACGTCCACCTCGCCAAATACGGACCCGGCGGGCTGCCGGCTTCCCTGTCCGAGCCGATGATCGAGGGGTTGCTGCGCGGCAACATCGGCTTCAACGGCGTGGTGATGTCGGACGACCTCGAGATGGGGGCGATCCGCAAGCTGGGTTCGCCCATCCGCATCGCCAAGCAGGCGATCCTGGCGGGCAACGACATCCTCGTCTATGCCGGCGGCGCTGCCGGTCGCGGCGACCTCGTCGGCGAGCTGCAGGCGCGTCTCCAGGTGGCCGCCCGGGACCCGGTCTTCGCCGCCCGGATCAAGGACAGCTACCACCGCGTCATGACCATGAAGGCCAAGCTCCCCGGCGAGTGA
- a CDS encoding calcium-binding protein: MAIRLGTSIADKLVGTPLADYIRGYAGDDTLVGDDAGGAGNDIIVGDEGNDIIYGGVEEGADTGNDVMMGGDGDDSIFSYGGRDYIDGGDELLGGDGDFALIDRSDASSALTVYGTGFGGLIPAARFSPSSAAVMSDGTIFTDIERLELIATDYSDRLYLANNFGLDETEIHAGAGGDVVQTGSSVDKVWGEDGNDYIGLGAGDDTAYGGVMNDTVDGGAGDDVVRGGDGNDSLLGGDDNDELFGGDGNDIVSGGDGDDELHGGADQDTYIGGEGADSFYLAYGTIDFDLIADYEPGEDTIIVSFVGIEEEDVLIDVLNPATGLVSVAVDGMESEYFFADGITSSAEIETQFLV; the protein is encoded by the coding sequence ATGGCTATACGGTTAGGGACGAGCATCGCGGACAAACTCGTCGGCACCCCACTTGCGGACTATATTCGCGGCTATGCCGGAGACGACACACTCGTCGGTGACGACGCGGGCGGCGCCGGCAACGACATCATCGTCGGCGACGAAGGCAACGACATCATCTATGGCGGCGTCGAAGAAGGCGCCGACACCGGCAACGACGTGATGATGGGCGGCGACGGCGACGACTCCATCTTCAGCTACGGCGGCCGCGACTACATCGACGGCGGCGACGAGCTTCTCGGCGGCGACGGCGACTTCGCGCTGATTGACCGTTCCGACGCATCGAGCGCCCTCACGGTCTACGGCACCGGCTTCGGCGGGCTCATCCCGGCCGCGCGCTTCAGCCCCTCGAGCGCGGCGGTCATGAGCGACGGCACGATCTTCACCGACATCGAGCGCCTCGAGCTCATCGCCACCGACTATTCGGACCGGCTCTACCTCGCCAACAACTTCGGCCTCGATGAGACCGAGATCCACGCGGGCGCAGGCGGTGACGTCGTTCAGACCGGCTCGAGCGTCGACAAGGTCTGGGGCGAGGACGGCAACGACTACATCGGCCTCGGCGCGGGCGACGACACCGCCTACGGTGGCGTGATGAACGACACCGTCGACGGCGGCGCCGGCGACGACGTCGTGCGCGGCGGCGATGGCAACGACTCCCTCCTCGGCGGCGATGACAACGACGAGCTGTTCGGCGGCGACGGCAACGACATCGTCTCGGGCGGCGACGGCGACGACGAGCTGCACGGCGGCGCCGATCAGGACACCTATATCGGCGGCGAGGGCGCGGACTCCTTCTACCTCGCCTACGGCACGATCGACTTCGACCTGATCGCCGACTACGAGCCGGGCGAGGACACCATCATCGTCAGCTTCGTCGGCATCGAGGAGGAGGACGTGCTCATCGACGTCCTGAACCCGGCGACCGGCCTGGTCTCCGTCGCGGTCGACGGGATGGAATCGGAGTACTTCTTCGCCGACGGCATCACCAGCTCCGCCGAGATCGAGACGCAGTTCCTCGTCTGA
- a CDS encoding caspase family protein, with protein MARIVARIGWSLRLAVLALVATAALISAAAAETDKERLERLIAEGNKRYALLVGIGDYSETVPVKFVQENLDAVTRLLTEDLFIPAANIVRIENPDNISLAGTFGYDKGELGDFGGLDITHPDAELFVYYVGHGSRDLRGSNTTNAAESEGYLLATNSRPALLSRTAYSYDTLLANLDAYQKRNFPDGRVVLFMESCFSGETNDGVALNPSMAAALLAPTEGWDEPQSEHDVIAIAAAGADTPAYWDEERHIGLFTDALVAGLSGRADSEGGDGNGTITVAELGDFLRQSVSARARTLGKGDQRPQVQEQDLEKTLANLARTPQPTASPLIEFEVKDLEARLAEIDPRNLPGLKRLSRDVEAFRNSCGDDCRSYLARLILLQDDLRRQVDLCDAAATMSGRWQERGAFNRLAEFDQICAPPDMVDACVASRDLSSKACQCLRDPEDESCQIDPAQICADGLTSATEAGVAQTSLDPLLQFQRLQRNCARDTEALAAARETVCAAAEKGFDANGPIAPGIAACPFAKTIATQRREAERCRSEFAAVEAQSGDHTRLANFIAEYPNCGQISDARVLLDRRIADALGKADTARTPADRKRVHGDLTAIRNAFEGSLSRAALASIDDAISALDETACPVALRSAKEKGLAALSQFVRERPNCEAEIAEAQKLVATGECRAQFERVSGDDATQLIAFTERNRSCEAEVANANARLETLATQCIHRAGEYERAEPREAIRRYRACSSTFGGTFDWVGTQASSSLARLNRTIVCADAFDAMPHDDADALIAFIGRFKAQCPSYTEEAARLYAALPAAVPDVTQFDGIYTGQRGYTEPGRKSPDRSCLDRYEFTATVENGEIRFDSDDRSWTGSVGADGAIRITREGISPRTKSEMWISGSLSGAYARGEMFSGYCGTGYFELSRR; from the coding sequence ATGGCGAGGATCGTGGCACGGATCGGATGGTCGCTCCGTCTCGCCGTTCTGGCGCTCGTGGCCACTGCCGCGCTGATCTCGGCGGCCGCCGCCGAGACCGACAAGGAGCGCCTCGAACGACTGATCGCGGAAGGCAACAAGCGCTATGCCCTGCTCGTGGGCATCGGCGACTATTCCGAGACCGTGCCCGTCAAGTTCGTGCAGGAGAACCTCGACGCGGTGACGCGCCTCCTCACCGAGGACCTCTTCATTCCCGCCGCCAACATCGTGCGGATCGAAAATCCCGACAACATCTCCCTCGCCGGCACCTTCGGGTACGACAAGGGCGAGCTGGGCGACTTCGGCGGCCTCGACATCACCCATCCGGACGCCGAGCTCTTCGTCTATTATGTCGGTCACGGCTCGCGCGACCTGCGCGGCTCGAACACGACCAACGCGGCCGAGTCGGAAGGATACCTCCTCGCCACCAACTCGCGCCCCGCGCTCCTCTCCCGCACGGCCTACTCGTACGACACGCTGCTGGCGAACCTCGACGCCTACCAGAAGCGCAATTTCCCCGACGGCCGCGTTGTTCTCTTCATGGAGAGCTGCTTCTCGGGCGAGACCAACGACGGCGTGGCGCTCAACCCGTCGATGGCCGCCGCGCTGCTGGCGCCGACCGAGGGCTGGGACGAGCCGCAGAGCGAGCACGACGTCATCGCCATCGCCGCGGCCGGGGCCGACACCCCGGCCTACTGGGACGAGGAGCGGCACATCGGCCTCTTCACCGACGCCCTCGTCGCCGGTCTCTCCGGCCGTGCCGACAGCGAGGGGGGCGACGGCAACGGCACGATCACCGTCGCCGAGCTCGGCGACTTCCTGCGCCAGTCGGTCTCCGCCCGCGCCCGCACCCTCGGCAAGGGCGACCAGCGCCCCCAGGTGCAGGAGCAGGACCTCGAGAAGACCCTCGCCAACCTCGCCCGCACGCCGCAGCCCACCGCCTCGCCGCTGATCGAATTCGAGGTGAAGGACCTCGAGGCGCGCCTCGCCGAGATCGACCCCCGCAACCTTCCCGGCCTCAAGCGCCTGTCGCGCGACGTCGAGGCGTTCCGCAACAGCTGCGGCGACGACTGCCGGAGCTACCTCGCACGGCTCATCCTCCTGCAGGACGACCTGCGGCGGCAGGTGGACCTGTGCGACGCGGCCGCCACCATGTCCGGCCGCTGGCAGGAGCGCGGCGCCTTCAACCGCCTGGCCGAGTTCGACCAGATCTGCGCGCCGCCCGACATGGTGGACGCGTGCGTCGCCTCCCGCGACCTCTCCTCCAAGGCCTGCCAGTGCCTGCGCGACCCGGAGGACGAGAGCTGCCAGATCGATCCGGCGCAGATCTGCGCCGACGGGCTGACGTCGGCGACCGAGGCGGGCGTCGCGCAGACGAGCCTCGACCCGCTCCTCCAGTTCCAGCGCCTCCAGCGCAACTGCGCGCGCGACACCGAGGCGCTCGCCGCCGCCCGGGAGACGGTCTGCGCCGCCGCCGAGAAGGGCTTCGACGCCAACGGACCGATCGCGCCGGGCATCGCCGCCTGCCCCTTCGCCAAGACGATCGCGACCCAGCGGCGCGAGGCGGAACGCTGCCGCAGCGAGTTCGCCGCCGTCGAGGCGCAGTCCGGCGACCACACCCGCCTCGCCAACTTCATCGCCGAATACCCCAACTGCGGGCAGATCTCCGACGCGCGGGTGCTCCTCGACCGCCGGATCGCCGATGCGCTCGGCAAGGCGGACACCGCCAGGACCCCGGCCGACCGCAAGCGCGTCCACGGCGACCTCACCGCGATCCGCAACGCCTTCGAAGGCTCGCTGTCGCGCGCCGCCCTCGCCTCGATCGACGACGCGATCTCGGCGCTCGACGAGACCGCCTGCCCCGTCGCGCTGCGCAGCGCCAAGGAGAAGGGCCTTGCAGCGCTCAGCCAGTTCGTGCGCGAGCGGCCGAACTGCGAGGCCGAGATCGCCGAGGCGCAGAAGCTCGTCGCCACCGGCGAGTGCCGGGCCCAGTTCGAGCGCGTGTCGGGCGACGACGCCACCCAGCTCATCGCCTTCACCGAGCGCAACCGGAGCTGCGAGGCGGAGGTGGCGAACGCCAACGCCCGGCTCGAGACGCTGGCGACCCAGTGCATCCACCGCGCCGGCGAGTACGAACGCGCCGAGCCGCGCGAGGCGATCCGACGCTATCGCGCCTGCAGCTCCACCTTCGGCGGAACGTTCGACTGGGTGGGCACGCAGGCGAGCAGCAGCCTCGCCCGCCTCAACCGGACGATCGTCTGCGCCGACGCCTTCGACGCCATGCCGCACGACGACGCCGACGCGCTGATCGCCTTCATCGGCCGCTTCAAGGCGCAGTGTCCGAGCTACACCGAGGAGGCGGCCCGTCTCTACGCGGCCCTCCCCGCCGCGGTCCCGGACGTGACGCAGTTCGACGGCATCTACACCGGCCAGCGCGGCTACACGGAGCCGGGCCGCAAGAGCCCCGACCGTTCCTGCCTCGACCGGTACGAGTTCACCGCGACCGTCGAGAACGGCGAGATCCGCTTCGATAGCGACGACCGCTCCTGGACCGGAAGCGTCGGCGCGGACGGGGCGATCCGCATCACCCGCGAGGGGATCAGCCCGCGGACCAAGTCGGAGATGTGGATCTCCGGCAGCCTGTCGGGCGCCTACGCGCGCGGCGAGATGTTCTCCGGCTACTGCGGAACGGGCTACTTCGAGCTGTCACGCCGCTGA
- a CDS encoding AtpZ/AtpI family protein yields MTDDFEERRSKLRRQLDRHEAAERAEQAKEAQRTASSYAIAFRLSTEFVSAVVVGLAIGWGLDWVAGTLPLFMVVFLLLGFAAGVLNVLRSAGLIQTPEPGKRPRGER; encoded by the coding sequence ATGACCGACGATTTCGAGGAACGCCGCAGCAAACTGCGCCGTCAGCTGGACCGGCACGAGGCCGCCGAGCGCGCCGAGCAGGCGAAAGAGGCGCAGAGAACGGCCTCCAGCTATGCCATCGCCTTCCGCCTCTCGACCGAATTCGTGAGCGCCGTCGTGGTGGGTCTCGCGATCGGCTGGGGGCTCGATTGGGTCGCCGGAACCCTCCCACTTTTCATGGTGGTGTTCCTTTTGCTCGGCTTTGCGGCAGGTGTCCTCAACGTTTTACGTTCGGCGGGCTTGATTCAAACGCCCGAGCCGGGCAAGAGACCACGCGGCGAGCGATGA
- a CDS encoding F0F1 ATP synthase subunit A produces the protein MATAEGGGLDPIHQFEVHPLFDIEVGGVDLSFTNVSLYMLVTVGVTIALMLLPTGRRALVPGRWQNVAEMSYEFAGSMLRSSAGAGGMKFFPFVFSIFMFVLVANLIGMFPYFYTVTSQLIVTFALALTVILVVVISGLRQHGLSFFGVFVPSGVPGYIIPLVSTIEVISFLSRPISLSVRLFANMLAGHIMLKVFAAFVVSMSAFGAVGVIGAVLPLGMAVAITALEFLVAGLQAYVFAVLTCIYLNDAVHPNH, from the coding sequence GTGGCAACGGCTGAAGGCGGCGGGCTCGACCCCATTCACCAGTTCGAAGTGCATCCGCTGTTCGACATCGAGGTCGGCGGCGTAGATCTTTCGTTCACCAACGTCTCTCTCTACATGCTGGTGACCGTCGGCGTGACGATCGCCCTCATGCTGCTTCCGACGGGGCGCCGTGCGCTCGTTCCCGGCCGGTGGCAGAATGTCGCCGAGATGAGCTACGAGTTTGCGGGCAGCATGCTGCGCTCGTCCGCGGGTGCCGGCGGGATGAAGTTCTTCCCGTTCGTGTTCTCCATCTTCATGTTCGTGCTCGTCGCCAATCTCATCGGCATGTTCCCGTACTTCTATACGGTGACCAGCCAGCTGATCGTGACCTTCGCGCTCGCCCTGACGGTGATCCTCGTCGTGGTCATCTCGGGCCTGCGCCAGCACGGTCTGTCCTTCTTCGGGGTGTTCGTGCCGTCCGGCGTTCCGGGCTACATCATCCCTCTGGTGTCGACGATCGAGGTCATCTCGTTCCTGTCGCGCCCCATCTCGTTGTCGGTTCGTTTGTTTGCCAACATGCTGGCCGGCCACATCATGCTGAAGGTGTTCGCCGCATTCGTCGTTTCGATGAGCGCGTTCGGAGCCGTCGGCGTCATCGGCGCGGTGTTGCCGCTGGGCATGGCGGTGGCGATCACCGCTCTGGAGTTCCTGGTGGCGGGTTTGCAGGCGTACGTCTTCGCGGTGTTGACCTGCATCTACCTCAACGACGCCGTTCATCCTAACCACTGA
- a CDS encoding F0F1 ATP synthase subunit C, with protein sequence MDAEAARYLGAGIACFGLAGTAMGLGNMFANYLAGALRNPSAADGQFGRLIFGFAVTEALGIFSLLIALLLLFAV encoded by the coding sequence ATGGACGCGGAAGCTGCCCGTTATCTTGGTGCCGGCATCGCCTGTTTCGGTCTCGCCGGAACCGCGATGGGCCTCGGCAACATGTTCGCCAACTACCTCGCCGGCGCGCTGCGCAACCCGTCCGCTGCCGACGGCCAGTTCGGCCGCCTGATCTTCGGCTTCGCGGTGACGGAAGCGCTCGGCATCTTCTCGCTGCTGATCGCGCTGCTGCTGCTCTTCGCGGTCTAA
- a CDS encoding F0F1 ATP synthase subunit B translates to MSKLELAQVEVAPDKLHPGDLVDTGTTGTHITHPDGSVVEPLHGGGESIFPPFDFDAFPSHLFWLAISFGILFFFVNRVIMPKVGGILEDRRDRIASDLGEASRLSRETDEVIAAYERELSEARQRAYAIAHERREEIKAEQARQQAETEAALGKRIAEAEAEIAARRDAALADVNTIASGAAQAIVQKLSGVAITPEDAGAAVSQAEGARA, encoded by the coding sequence ATGTCGAAGCTCGAACTGGCCCAGGTCGAGGTCGCCCCGGACAAGCTTCACCCTGGTGACCTTGTCGACACCGGGACGACGGGGACGCACATCACGCACCCTGACGGTTCGGTCGTCGAACCGCTTCACGGTGGTGGTGAAAGCATCTTCCCGCCGTTCGACTTCGACGCCTTCCCGTCGCACCTCTTCTGGCTCGCGATCTCGTTCGGCATCCTCTTCTTCTTCGTCAACCGGGTCATCATGCCCAAGGTCGGCGGGATCCTGGAGGACCGGCGGGACCGGATCGCGAGCGACCTCGGCGAGGCCTCCCGGCTCTCGCGCGAGACGGACGAGGTGATCGCGGCGTACGAGCGCGAGCTCAGCGAGGCCCGCCAGCGGGCCTACGCCATCGCGCACGAGCGCCGCGAGGAGATCAAGGCCGAGCAGGCTCGCCAGCAGGCCGAGACCGAGGCTGCGCTCGGCAAGCGCATCGCCGAGGCCGAAGCCGAGATCGCTGCGCGCCGCGACGCGGCCCTCGCCGACGTCAATACCATTGCGTCGGGCGCGGCCCAGGCCATCGTCCAGAAGCTGTCCGGCGTCGCCATCACTCCCGAGGATGCCGGCGCAGCCGTGAGCCAAGCCGAGGGTGCCCGTGCTTAA
- a CDS encoding ATP F0F1 synthase subunit B (Produces ATP from ADP in the presence of a proton gradient across the membrane. Subunit B is part of the membrane proton channel.), translating to MLNTDTFWAFVALVLFLLLVIAVGGPKMIVNGLDARTQRIRNELDEARKNREEAQALLAEYQRRRRDAEAEAASIVEEARKEARRLTEEANEKLRDMVERRTKTAEAKITQAETQATAEIRGRAAELAIAAAGDILKARVSGGTANRLIDDSIETVRARMN from the coding sequence GTGCTTAACACCGATACCTTTTGGGCGTTTGTCGCGCTGGTCCTCTTCCTGCTCCTCGTCATTGCTGTCGGCGGGCCGAAGATGATCGTCAACGGTCTGGATGCCCGGACCCAGCGCATCCGCAATGAGCTGGACGAGGCCCGCAAGAACCGTGAGGAAGCCCAGGCTCTCCTCGCGGAGTACCAGCGGCGCCGCCGGGATGCCGAAGCCGAGGCCGCCTCGATCGTCGAGGAGGCGCGCAAGGAAGCCCGCCGCCTGACCGAGGAAGCCAACGAGAAGCTGCGCGACATGGTCGAGCGGCGGACCAAGACGGCCGAAGCGAAGATCACCCAGGCCGAGACCCAGGCGACGGCCGAGATCCGCGGCCGCGCCGCCGAGCTTGCCATCGCCGCCGCGGGGGACATCCTCAAGGCGCGCGTCTCCGGCGGGACGGCGAACCGATTGATCGACGACTCGATCGAAACCGTGCGTGCGCGCATGAACTGA
- a CDS encoding glutathione S-transferase has translation MKLYGMLDSPYVRRVAVSLKLLDLPFEHVPLSVFRDYERFAAINPTVKAPTLTTDDGITLIDSTLILQHIEDVAGPGRSLRPTDPIARQKGLRLTGLALAACEKTVQIVYEHQLRPDDRRHQPWVERVDGQLRAAYALLEAEVDPDGWMGGERMLDPDIAVAITWRFTQFMMPERIVAADYPRLAALSARAEALPAFASTPLD, from the coding sequence ATGAAGCTCTACGGCATGTTGGACTCGCCCTATGTGCGGCGCGTCGCGGTCTCGCTGAAGCTGCTCGACCTGCCGTTCGAGCACGTCCCACTGTCCGTTTTCCGCGACTACGAGCGCTTCGCGGCGATCAACCCCACGGTCAAGGCGCCGACCCTGACGACGGACGACGGCATCACGCTGATCGACTCCACTCTGATCCTCCAGCACATCGAAGATGTCGCCGGACCGGGCCGCTCGCTGCGTCCGACCGATCCGATCGCCCGGCAGAAAGGCCTGCGCCTCACCGGGCTGGCGCTCGCCGCCTGCGAGAAGACGGTGCAGATCGTCTACGAGCACCAGCTCCGGCCGGACGACAGGCGCCATCAGCCCTGGGTGGAGCGTGTCGACGGGCAGCTCCGCGCCGCCTACGCGTTGCTGGAGGCGGAGGTGGACCCCGATGGCTGGATGGGGGGCGAGCGCATGCTGGACCCCGACATCGCCGTCGCGATCACCTGGCGCTTCACGCAGTTCATGATGCCGGAGCGGATCGTGGCCGCCGACTATCCGCGCCTCGCCGCTCTCAGCGCCCGCGCCGAGGCTCTCCCCGCCTTCGCCTCGACGCCGCTGGACTAG
- a CDS encoding 50S ribosomal protein L11 methyltransferase, which produces MVTRAFATLGVGDQYESIAEQMIATLDVLVDDGEPILSAYRPLQDGEWLIDVMFVDKDADARARWLAEARELLPELPDFEEDPVAERDWVAESQKALHPIHAGRFVVFGSHDRDKMVPTQWRIEIDAGRAFGTAHHASTRGCLIALEKLAKRRPLTTVADVGTGTGVLAIAADRLGARAVAAGDIDPVSVEVARRNIAVNRTHRPIPVVVKAGPFAIADTVIANILARPLIAMANDLALATGRTLVLSGLRTAHVRPVKAAYRARGLVVADQIIIEDWATLTLERPLR; this is translated from the coding sequence ATGGTCACGCGCGCTTTCGCAACCCTCGGGGTTGGCGATCAATACGAGTCCATCGCCGAGCAGATGATTGCGACGCTGGACGTCCTGGTGGACGACGGCGAGCCGATCCTGTCGGCCTACCGGCCACTGCAGGACGGCGAGTGGCTGATCGACGTGATGTTCGTCGACAAGGACGCGGACGCGCGTGCGCGGTGGCTGGCCGAAGCGCGCGAGCTTCTGCCGGAGCTGCCGGATTTCGAAGAGGATCCGGTCGCCGAGCGCGACTGGGTGGCCGAGAGTCAGAAGGCGCTGCATCCGATTCATGCCGGACGCTTCGTCGTGTTCGGCTCGCACGACAGGGACAAGATGGTCCCGACGCAGTGGCGGATCGAGATCGACGCCGGCCGCGCCTTCGGCACCGCGCATCATGCTTCGACGCGCGGATGCCTCATCGCGTTGGAAAAGCTGGCCAAGCGGCGGCCGCTGACCACTGTGGCGGATGTCGGTACGGGCACGGGCGTCCTCGCCATCGCTGCCGATCGGCTCGGAGCCAGAGCGGTAGCGGCAGGGGACATCGATCCCGTTTCAGTGGAGGTGGCCCGCCGCAACATCGCCGTCAACCGTACGCACAGACCCATACCGGTTGTCGTGAAAGCGGGACCGTTCGCGATCGCCGACACGGTGATCGCCAACATCCTGGCGCGCCCTTTGATCGCGATGGCCAACGATCTGGCGTTGGCCACGGGGCGTACGCTCGTTCTCTCAGGGCTGAGAACGGCGCATGTTCGCCCCGTGAAGGCCGCCTACCGCGCCCGAGGGCTGGTCGTGGCGGATCAGATCATCATCGAGGACTGGGCCACCCTGACGCTCGAACGGCCGCTCAGATGA